In one window of Candidatus Scalindua sp. DNA:
- a CDS encoding radical SAM protein yields the protein MLKWVTRILSFQIDGRLKSGYSFSPYLIHMMPTYLCNFRCKNCGQWGELGNYYQKDSSALRETMNIDVLKGFIDDVSKFSPTIFLTGGEPFFYKDIMELIRYIKQKNLICWIVTNGTFLDNHADEVVELGVDVLYISIDGPEEIHNKSRGTLDGFQKVASGVRKIIDEKKRRGKQKPLLCQVFTINESSHQHLQEMPVITEQLGFEMLLVKHPYFNNTRTGINYENTMKEIFQCDATSWKGWVRDETSIDPVALQQSISSMLKKELKFKLAFFPALKISDITSYYSPQHDIFHNGSKPGEKIKRCIAPWAHLMIYPNGDAVFCNDNPDYVLGNIKNERFSEIWNNSKSRKFRKFINENSLPICSRCCGLHYHPFYRSGSSLKNLAR from the coding sequence ATGTTAAAGTGGGTTACAAGAATACTCTCTTTTCAGATTGATGGTCGTTTAAAGAGTGGATATAGCTTTTCACCGTACCTCATACATATGATGCCCACGTATCTGTGTAATTTCCGGTGCAAGAATTGCGGGCAGTGGGGAGAGCTCGGAAACTATTATCAAAAAGATAGCAGCGCTCTGAGAGAAACGATGAACATCGATGTCTTGAAAGGTTTCATTGATGATGTCTCAAAATTTTCCCCAACCATTTTTCTGACAGGTGGAGAACCTTTCTTTTATAAGGACATCATGGAATTAATACGGTATATCAAACAGAAAAACCTGATATGCTGGATTGTTACAAACGGGACGTTTCTCGATAATCATGCAGATGAGGTAGTCGAACTTGGAGTTGATGTCCTGTACATCTCAATCGATGGGCCTGAAGAGATTCATAATAAGAGCAGGGGAACTCTTGATGGTTTTCAGAAGGTTGCATCCGGAGTACGGAAGATCATTGATGAGAAGAAAAGGAGAGGTAAACAAAAACCTTTGTTATGTCAGGTATTTACTATTAACGAATCTTCACATCAGCATTTGCAGGAGATGCCCGTTATTACGGAACAACTGGGTTTTGAAATGCTGCTTGTCAAACATCCCTATTTTAATAATACGAGGACCGGGATAAATTATGAGAATACCATGAAGGAAATCTTTCAGTGCGATGCGACGTCATGGAAAGGGTGGGTGCGGGATGAGACTTCAATAGACCCTGTCGCGTTGCAGCAGAGTATTTCTTCCATGCTTAAAAAGGAGCTCAAATTTAAACTTGCGTTTTTTCCTGCGTTAAAAATTTCCGATATTACAAGCTATTATTCTCCGCAGCATGATATTTTTCATAATGGATCCAAACCAGGGGAAAAGATTAAACGCTGTATTGCCCCCTGGGCACACCTCATGATATATCCTAATGGAGATGCGGTCTTTTGTAATGACAACCCTGATTATGTATTAGGAAATATAAAGAATGAACGATTCTCGGAAATCTGGAATAACAGTAAATCCAGAAAATTCAGGAAATTTATCAATGAAAACTCTTTGCCAATTTGTTCAAGATGCTGTGGCTTACATTACCACCCGTTTTACCGCTCCGGTTCGAGCTTGAAAAATTTAGCAAGATAA
- a CDS encoding DUF362 domain-containing protein: MGDNMSTVSISRCEEYDLAEVGIAAKRCLDLLGNVETLVKPGMKVLLKVNLLSAALGPERAVNTHPSVIRALVDIFQKDYGCEVYIGDSCGSLRTGSTYQAFRVTQIDKISEETGAKIVNFDKDETLDIINEKSAIVKSFKIAKTVKTVDVIVSVPKLKTHGLTRYTGAIKNMFGAIPANGKKNVHLLAPKAKLMAKALVDVFEMVQPHITVMDGIIGMEGNGPNAGEPRKVGVIIASYDCVALDAVASSIIGFNPMTVPIIKYAYERGLGTADLNNINVVGEKIAAVSVPDFKKPSSSAQDFASKYIPNFLLAKMFDNSCSSISTIYEPNCTRCYECIRNCPAKAMSAPNGKVIVDEDACIGCFCCDEVCNYKAIVMKRSMLGRTFLRMAEFLGVERTKE, from the coding sequence GTGGGTGATAATATGTCAACTGTTTCAATTTCACGCTGTGAGGAGTATGACCTTGCAGAGGTCGGTATAGCTGCAAAAAGATGTCTCGATCTACTCGGCAATGTGGAGACTCTTGTAAAACCTGGTATGAAGGTCTTGTTGAAGGTAAATCTCCTTTCTGCGGCATTGGGACCTGAAAGAGCTGTTAACACGCATCCTTCAGTCATCAGGGCACTCGTTGATATTTTTCAGAAAGATTATGGCTGTGAGGTTTATATTGGCGATTCTTGTGGAAGTCTGAGAACCGGTTCTACGTATCAGGCCTTCAGGGTGACTCAGATAGATAAGATATCAGAAGAGACTGGTGCCAAAATAGTAAATTTTGATAAGGATGAGACCTTAGACATTATCAATGAGAAAAGCGCAATTGTAAAATCCTTTAAGATCGCAAAGACTGTGAAAACTGTCGATGTTATTGTCTCTGTTCCCAAATTAAAGACTCATGGTTTAACGAGGTATACAGGTGCCATAAAGAATATGTTTGGAGCAATTCCTGCAAATGGGAAAAAAAATGTACATCTGCTTGCTCCAAAAGCCAAATTAATGGCAAAGGCTCTGGTTGATGTCTTTGAGATGGTCCAACCGCATATTACCGTAATGGATGGAATAATTGGGATGGAAGGAAACGGCCCGAATGCGGGAGAACCCCGGAAGGTGGGTGTAATCATTGCAAGTTATGATTGTGTTGCTCTCGATGCTGTTGCCAGTTCGATAATAGGTTTTAATCCAATGACGGTCCCCATAATTAAATATGCTTATGAAAGAGGACTGGGTACTGCAGATTTGAACAACATTAACGTGGTGGGAGAAAAAATAGCTGCGGTTTCAGTTCCAGATTTTAAGAAACCTTCAAGCTCTGCTCAGGATTTTGCGTCCAAATATATCCCCAATTTCCTTCTTGCAAAGATGTTTGACAATAGCTGCAGCTCCATATCTACCATTTATGAGCCAAACTGTACGAGATGTTATGAATGCATAAGAAATTGTCCCGCAAAAGCAATGTCAGCTCCGAATGGCAAGGTGATAGTGGATGAAGATGCGTGTATTGGTTGTTTTTGCTGCGATGAGGTCTGTAATTATAAGGCGATAGTGATGAAACGCTCAATGCTTGGCAGGACATTTTTAAGGATGGCAGAGTTTCTGGGTGTAGAAAGAACGAAAGAATAA
- a CDS encoding DUF502 domain-containing protein, translated as MKHKNILTESNFKRNIRRRLIAGLLVILPIYVTFFVIKFLLGLIGGILSPLVRKVFLVFGFALRNSSADEFVVTSVAFVLVFVLIYFIGVFATNFFGKLLIGYFEMLLDNMPIIKNIYKSCKQMIGLIGLPSRKAFKRVVIVDYPRVGMKVVAFVTGSLKNNEGTELTSIFIPTTPNPTSGFLIYLQEEEIVETNMTIEEGMKLIVSGGILVPDEIEFHTKQTEGKADA; from the coding sequence ATGAAACATAAAAATATACTTACCGAAAGCAACTTTAAAAGAAATATCAGGAGACGGCTGATTGCCGGCCTTCTCGTCATCCTTCCAATATATGTCACTTTTTTTGTCATTAAATTTTTGCTGGGATTAATAGGAGGAATCCTCTCACCTTTAGTTCGGAAGGTGTTCCTGGTTTTTGGTTTTGCTTTGCGAAATAGCTCAGCCGATGAATTTGTTGTCACATCAGTTGCATTTGTACTTGTCTTTGTATTGATCTATTTTATTGGTGTCTTTGCAACCAATTTCTTTGGCAAGCTTCTAATAGGATATTTTGAAATGCTATTGGACAATATGCCTATTATTAAAAACATCTATAAATCCTGCAAGCAGATGATTGGTCTTATCGGCCTGCCAAGCAGAAAGGCTTTTAAACGTGTAGTGATTGTTGATTACCCCCGTGTGGGAATGAAGGTTGTTGCATTTGTCACAGGCAGTTTGAAAAACAATGAAGGAACAGAACTTACCAGCATCTTCATCCCCACGACACCAAACCCTACATCAGGGTTTCTCATATATCTGCAGGAAGAGGAGATCGTAGAAACAAATATGACAATTGAGGAGGGTATGAAATTGATTGTCTCGGGTGGAATACTTGTCCCTGATGAGATCGAATTCCATACCAAACAAACTGAGGGCAAGGCAGATGCATAA
- the ispH gene encoding 4-hydroxy-3-methylbut-2-enyl diphosphate reductase, translating to MSVIVAKTAGFCMGVRKALDKVLDASDKKKNDGGTVFTEGPLIHNPQVLEMLENKGIKTLKGETDLSKSTVVIRAHGITPQKRQELAQSGANICDATCPRVMRVQTIIRLHAKDGYSTIIVGDEGHAEVVGLLGYANGNGYVISSAEEVAGLPDMEKVCIVAQTTQDMQTYASTVARLKGRYKNHKVFETICSSTSKRQEEIITLSNSVDAMIVVGGRGSANTNRLVQISAKEGTPTFLIETEQELDRDKLSEYDVIGVTAGASTPNWLIQQVVEKIQTSQAEKTGTIRKLTQKAGTIFIGSFMYLGLGAASLSYTGSVLLGINSKFSFCTIASLFLFSMYVLNHFAYKEAVALNVPSRSKLYNRYQILFVVLGVMAALISFVLGFMLSIQVFFCVFFAALFGIAYKISVIPKNFPKIVRYRSLEQIPGSKEIFISMAWAVSTGLIPFLGSPVSYSPALPVVLVFAFSIAFIRTTLLGVEDVQGDKIVGKETIPIAMGKKSTKQLLIAISIVLAILLIVSPIIGLSSTLSFYLLPCVLYACGYLYLYHKRLIPSGLACEFITDFNFILAGIMVVIWRLCEL from the coding sequence ATGAGCGTTATCGTAGCAAAAACAGCTGGCTTCTGTATGGGTGTACGAAAAGCACTGGATAAGGTTCTGGACGCCTCTGATAAAAAGAAAAATGATGGTGGAACTGTTTTTACGGAGGGGCCACTCATACACAACCCTCAGGTACTTGAGATGCTGGAAAACAAAGGAATAAAGACCCTGAAAGGAGAAACTGATCTTTCTAAAAGCACCGTAGTCATAAGGGCACATGGAATAACACCTCAGAAGAGACAGGAATTAGCACAATCAGGTGCGAACATCTGTGATGCTACATGTCCCAGAGTCATGCGGGTACAAACAATTATCAGGTTGCATGCAAAGGACGGTTATTCCACCATTATCGTTGGAGATGAGGGACATGCCGAAGTAGTGGGGTTGCTTGGATATGCAAATGGGAATGGATATGTAATCTCCTCGGCTGAAGAAGTCGCAGGTTTACCCGATATGGAAAAAGTCTGCATCGTAGCCCAGACAACACAAGACATGCAAACCTATGCATCAACTGTAGCAAGGCTGAAAGGAAGATATAAGAATCACAAAGTATTTGAAACAATCTGCAGTTCAACATCAAAAAGGCAAGAAGAGATAATTACGCTGAGCAATTCCGTTGATGCCATGATTGTTGTAGGGGGTCGGGGAAGTGCCAACACAAACCGGTTGGTACAGATATCTGCGAAAGAAGGAACTCCCACTTTCTTGATTGAAACGGAACAAGAGCTTGATAGAGACAAACTTTCAGAGTATGATGTGATTGGTGTGACTGCAGGAGCTTCAACACCTAACTGGTTGATACAGCAGGTGGTAGAAAAAATTCAAACATCCCAGGCCGAAAAGACCGGTACCATACGCAAACTTACGCAAAAAGCAGGGACAATCTTCATTGGAAGTTTCATGTATCTCGGCCTGGGCGCTGCAAGTCTCAGTTATACCGGATCTGTTCTTCTCGGTATCAATTCTAAATTTAGTTTTTGTACCATTGCAAGCCTGTTCCTCTTTTCCATGTATGTTCTCAACCATTTTGCATACAAAGAGGCTGTAGCATTAAACGTACCCTCTCGATCAAAATTATATAACCGGTATCAAATCCTTTTCGTGGTTCTCGGTGTTATGGCTGCACTTATCTCTTTTGTATTGGGATTCATGCTGAGTATTCAGGTATTTTTCTGTGTTTTTTTTGCAGCCTTATTTGGAATAGCTTACAAGATATCAGTAATTCCGAAGAATTTTCCTAAAATTGTCAGGTATCGCAGCCTGGAACAGATCCCGGGTTCCAAAGAGATATTTATCAGCATGGCCTGGGCAGTGAGTACCGGATTGATCCCATTTTTAGGCTCACCTGTCAGCTATTCCCCAGCCCTTCCAGTTGTATTAGTTTTTGCGTTTAGTATAGCCTTCATACGGACAACACTTCTTGGTGTAGAAGATGTGCAGGGTGACAAGATTGTCGGAAAGGAAACAATACCCATCGCAATGGGAAAAAAAAGTACCAAGCAACTCTTGATAGCAATTTCGATAGTGCTGGCAATACTCTTGATAGTAAGCCCGATTATTGGTTTATCTTCGACACTTTCATTTTATCTTCTCCCCTGTGTTCTATACGCCTGTGGATATCTATACCTCTATCACAAACGCCTCATACCAAGTGGATTAGCCTGTGAGTTTATTACCGATTTCAACTTCATCCTGGCAGGAATAATGGTTGTAATATGGCGCTTGTGTGAATTATAA
- a CDS encoding metallophosphatase family protein, with protein sequence MKKIIISDIHGNMEALQKVWEYIDTSAGDKEIVCLGDIVGYGPNPVECLEMVRSRTDKICLGNHDYAMLSMDLDCQINQYALDAIAWTREVLDDVSKDSIKEFCYQLDEGSVLYVHASPDNPMEWKYIADKRDAFLSMRTMEHSLCFVGHSHIPGVYADYALNRRKRGADMSRDGKTIVNVGSVGQPRDGLHLLSFAVFDDVDWGVEIVRLEYDYEKTMEKIKKAGLPLFLAQRIKVGM encoded by the coding sequence ATGAAGAAAATCATAATCTCTGACATTCATGGCAACATGGAGGCCCTGCAAAAGGTATGGGAATATATCGATACGTCTGCAGGAGACAAGGAAATTGTATGCCTTGGTGATATTGTAGGGTATGGTCCGAATCCGGTTGAGTGCCTTGAGATGGTTCGTTCACGAACAGACAAGATATGCCTGGGAAATCATGATTATGCTATGTTGAGTATGGACCTCGATTGCCAGATTAATCAATATGCACTTGATGCAATTGCGTGGACCAGAGAGGTATTAGATGATGTATCAAAAGATTCCATAAAGGAATTTTGCTATCAGTTAGATGAAGGGAGTGTTCTGTATGTGCATGCGTCACCGGACAATCCCATGGAATGGAAGTATATTGCTGATAAGAGAGACGCGTTCTTAAGTATGAGAACAATGGAACATTCACTCTGTTTTGTTGGCCATTCGCATATCCCGGGAGTTTATGCAGATTATGCACTTAACCGGAGAAAGAGAGGTGCGGACATGTCGAGAGATGGGAAGACTATCGTTAACGTAGGAAGTGTCGGACAACCTCGTGATGGTTTGCATCTACTCTCGTTTGCTGTATTTGATGACGTTGATTGGGGCGTTGAGATAGTCCGGCTGGAATATGATTATGAGAAAACAATGGAAAAGATAAAGAAAGCAGGTTTACCACTATTTCTGGCTCAGAGGATCAAGGTCGGAATGTGA
- a CDS encoding B12-binding domain-containing radical SAM protein, with protein sequence MNVLLLSMPDTAPHFNGKRWKSPNLAISSIAGNIKNHNVFVADLVLRRHKIEQSVLELLRKYTPSVVGLSAMSFQFETSRKIAQIIKDENREIKTALGGYHATLMYDEIAGSDCAEQFDFLVRGEGDLSFSELLEAHEQKRDIRGVSGISYKINGKFVHNSPRPLENLDDIKLPARAKRVYKGYRYYGFTLDIVETSRGCTMPCNFCSIDKMYGKSFREYSIDRVMKDIGDAKKYGANFIIIADDNFSLNVKRFEDICDAIVASGHNDIRYIIQASSAGIASSETLAEKMARAGFRIVFLGIENVSKENLKNLQKGNIIEKTKIAVNRLHDQGIMIVGGMIIGHPNDKEENIAENYEFFVGLDIDFFADQILTPYPKTPLREEMIEKGLVTNKYDYSRYNCFWANIKTNYLTPDELQFLRWKYNKKYADYICTTRAFIKNYPAAYYFRTYCMRPYRKLKNCIFQKKLTQRELYREDMNRAEEMNKFF encoded by the coding sequence GTGAATGTTCTTCTTTTATCCATGCCAGATACCGCTCCTCACTTCAATGGAAAGAGGTGGAAATCTCCAAATCTTGCCATATCATCAATTGCCGGCAACATCAAAAACCATAACGTTTTTGTCGCAGACCTGGTATTGAGAAGACATAAAATTGAGCAGAGTGTCTTGGAACTCTTACGAAAATATACACCGTCAGTCGTTGGTCTTAGTGCAATGAGCTTCCAATTTGAAACGTCCCGGAAAATTGCGCAGATCATAAAGGATGAAAACAGAGAGATAAAGACTGCGCTGGGGGGTTATCATGCAACGTTAATGTATGACGAAATTGCTGGTAGTGATTGTGCTGAACAATTTGACTTCCTTGTAAGGGGTGAAGGGGACCTGAGCTTCAGCGAGCTTCTGGAGGCGCATGAACAAAAACGTGATATAAGGGGTGTTTCAGGTATTTCTTATAAAATAAATGGAAAATTTGTTCATAATAGCCCCAGGCCACTTGAGAATTTAGATGATATTAAATTGCCGGCAAGGGCTAAGAGAGTCTATAAAGGTTATCGATACTATGGTTTTACGTTAGATATCGTAGAGACATCCCGGGGGTGTACCATGCCATGCAACTTCTGCAGTATAGACAAAATGTATGGCAAAAGTTTTCGGGAATATAGTATTGACAGGGTTATGAAAGATATTGGTGATGCTAAAAAATACGGTGCGAACTTTATCATCATCGCAGACGATAATTTTTCTCTTAATGTAAAAAGATTTGAAGATATCTGTGATGCCATTGTTGCTTCCGGCCACAACGACATACGGTATATCATCCAGGCGAGCAGTGCAGGTATAGCTTCTTCAGAAACGCTGGCAGAAAAGATGGCAAGGGCCGGATTCAGGATAGTCTTTCTTGGTATTGAAAACGTTTCAAAGGAAAATTTGAAGAACCTGCAAAAGGGGAACATTATTGAAAAGACAAAGATTGCCGTCAACAGATTACACGATCAGGGAATAATGATTGTCGGTGGCATGATCATAGGACATCCAAACGATAAGGAAGAGAATATTGCCGAGAACTACGAGTTCTTTGTAGGATTAGATATCGATTTTTTTGCAGATCAAATACTGACGCCTTATCCCAAGACGCCATTACGGGAAGAGATGATTGAAAAAGGACTCGTAACCAATAAATATGATTACAGCAGGTATAACTGTTTTTGGGCAAATATTAAGACAAACTATCTGACTCCCGATGAGTTGCAGTTCCTCAGGTGGAAATATAATAAAAAATATGCTGATTATATATGTACCACCAGGGCATTTATCAAGAATTATCCTGCCGCATACTACTTTAGAACCTATTGTATGAGGCCTTACAGAAAACTTAAAAATTGTATCTTTCAGAAAAAGTTAACACAGAGAGAACTATACAGAGAAGATATGAACAGGGCGGAAGAGATGAATAAATTTTTCTAA
- a CDS encoding nitroreductase family protein has product MEFYDVIRKRRSIRSYKPDLIEEDKLNRILNAAILSPSAANRQPVSFVVVKEDETKRRLKDAYSQKWFYTAPIIICACAMPDEAWKRGDGKPYVDVDVAIAMDHLILAAFNEGLGTCWIAAFKSKVVKEVLELPDNVEPLILTPLGYPVNIPEPTYRKPLAGMVREIK; this is encoded by the coding sequence GTGGAATTTTATGATGTTATTCGAAAGAGAAGGAGTATAAGATCGTATAAACCGGATCTGATCGAAGAAGACAAACTGAATCGGATACTGAATGCTGCAATACTTTCACCATCAGCTGCAAACAGGCAGCCTGTATCTTTTGTTGTAGTAAAGGAAGATGAGACAAAACGGAGATTAAAGGACGCATATTCACAGAAATGGTTTTATACTGCTCCCATTATAATATGTGCATGTGCGATGCCTGATGAAGCCTGGAAAAGGGGGGATGGTAAACCATATGTTGATGTTGATGTTGCGATAGCAATGGATCATTTAATTCTTGCAGCATTTAACGAGGGGCTTGGCACGTGCTGGATAGCAGCTTTTAAATCAAAGGTTGTAAAAGAAGTTCTCGAACTCCCTGATAACGTTGAACCCTTAATCTTAACGCCTTTGGGTTATCCGGTGAACATTCCGGAACCAACGTATAGAAAACCATTAGCTGGAATGGTTAGGGAAATTAAGTGA
- a CDS encoding GspE/PulE family protein: MEKVECKLIDRNSVSGQLERVFRPIEGEIAIRSQDRVQVISFDQISCVLFTKTSNQQNNFHVRGIKPEEITTRSGEVYRVRVVQQDIMEDLHQGFYGIPTNQENGPSYIFFLKTGIMHRGRERLDKNQMYTTKENGQNTSGEYQQQKIGEILTDYNLATKKQIDAALKAQRLGSNKYLGEILIANKIITEKELLMALAFKFQLRSVDLRDISPNLETLDLVPYETARKFHIFPFASDTKKITIATSQPTDINVIDTLRFSTNRWVEMVLATHKQIETHIIKYYEDESEKNEINIDEVISGIELEEQAQEITIKDEAEAAPVIRLANKILLNALKEGASDIHMLPQEKGLKVSYRVNGLLQEYLKLDKRISKSLVARFKIVALMDITERRLPQDGRFKIVLNNRPVEFRVSCMPGQYGENLVLRILNRSNHTTGLNQLGLDSKDVETIRHIARSTHGMMLVTGPTGSGKSSTLAAVLQDLVDEPKHMLSLEDPIEIEVPGINQIQIHEKIGFTFATALRNVLRHDPDIIMVGEIRDPETARISVQAALTGHVLISTLHTNSAAAAFSRLSDMGVEPYLVSATVKGIMAQQLLPRLCAECRLTKKPDEKILAFIAKHGINTKNLIDHASRGCDHCRDSGISGRILVYEFLAVNHELQAMVSKEATLDAIHATACKLGMRTIVQMAVDASQKGLVSLNRILPLFIE, encoded by the coding sequence ATGGAAAAGGTGGAATGTAAATTAATTGACAGAAATTCTGTGTCCGGTCAGCTGGAGCGGGTATTTCGGCCTATTGAAGGCGAAATTGCCATACGCAGCCAAGACAGGGTACAGGTGATTTCCTTCGATCAAATTTCCTGCGTTTTGTTTACCAAAACATCAAATCAACAGAATAATTTTCACGTGCGCGGCATAAAACCAGAAGAGATTACAACAAGGTCCGGTGAAGTTTATCGGGTACGGGTAGTACAGCAGGACATTATGGAAGATCTTCATCAAGGTTTTTACGGTATACCGACCAACCAGGAAAATGGACCAAGCTACATTTTTTTTCTTAAAACTGGTATTATGCACCGAGGCAGGGAGCGCCTTGACAAGAACCAGATGTACACAACTAAGGAGAATGGTCAAAACACCTCAGGAGAGTATCAGCAACAGAAAATCGGAGAAATTTTGACTGATTACAATCTCGCCACCAAGAAGCAAATTGATGCAGCACTCAAAGCACAACGTCTTGGTTCAAACAAGTACCTGGGAGAGATCCTCATTGCAAATAAAATTATCACGGAAAAAGAGCTCTTAATGGCATTGGCATTTAAATTCCAATTACGCTCTGTGGATCTTCGTGACATATCTCCTAATCTGGAAACACTTGATTTAGTACCGTATGAAACGGCAAGAAAGTTCCATATCTTTCCATTTGCATCTGATACAAAAAAAATTACTATTGCAACCTCTCAGCCTACTGACATTAATGTCATAGACACCTTGCGTTTCAGTACCAACCGATGGGTGGAAATGGTGTTAGCAACACATAAACAGATAGAAACACATATAATTAAATATTATGAAGATGAGTCAGAAAAAAACGAAATAAATATAGACGAAGTGATATCTGGCATAGAGCTGGAAGAACAAGCCCAAGAGATAACAATAAAAGACGAAGCGGAAGCTGCACCAGTCATACGCTTGGCAAACAAGATACTTCTCAATGCTCTCAAGGAGGGCGCGAGTGACATCCATATGTTACCGCAAGAAAAAGGATTGAAGGTTTCATATCGAGTGAATGGCCTGCTTCAAGAATACCTTAAGTTGGACAAACGTATCAGCAAGAGTTTGGTTGCGAGGTTTAAAATTGTTGCTCTCATGGATATCACAGAACGCCGCCTGCCGCAAGATGGCCGTTTTAAAATCGTTTTGAACAACCGCCCTGTAGAATTCCGCGTTTCCTGCATGCCAGGTCAATATGGAGAAAACCTCGTATTGCGTATTTTAAATAGAAGTAATCATACTACCGGGTTAAATCAATTGGGACTGGATAGCAAGGATGTAGAAACAATACGTCATATAGCCCGCAGTACCCATGGCATGATGCTTGTCACCGGGCCAACCGGTAGCGGCAAATCATCAACTCTGGCCGCCGTATTGCAGGATCTGGTCGATGAACCCAAACACATGTTATCATTGGAAGACCCTATTGAGATTGAAGTCCCGGGAATTAATCAAATACAAATTCACGAAAAAATAGGTTTCACTTTTGCAACAGCCCTTCGCAATGTTCTACGACACGACCCTGATATTATTATGGTTGGAGAAATACGTGATCCAGAAACTGCCAGGATATCTGTCCAAGCAGCGCTGACCGGTCATGTACTCATTTCAACCCTTCATACAAATAGTGCTGCCGCGGCATTTTCCCGTTTGTCAGACATGGGTGTGGAACCGTACCTGGTATCGGCAACTGTTAAAGGTATCATGGCCCAGCAACTGTTACCTCGGCTATGTGCAGAGTGCAGATTAACCAAAAAACCTGATGAAAAGATACTGGCATTCATTGCCAAACATGGGATCAATACCAAAAATCTGATCGATCATGCTTCCAGAGGCTGTGATCATTGTCGTGATTCCGGTATATCAGGCAGGATATTGGTGTATGAATTTTTAGCGGTGAATCATGAATTACAGGCCATGGTATCAAAAGAGGCCACATTAGATGCGATACATGCAACCGCTTGTAAACTGGGCATGCGCACTATTGTGCAGATGGCAGTAGATGCTTCTCAGAAGGGACTTGTTTCACTCAACCGTATATTGCCTCTGTTCATCGAGTAG
- a CDS encoding MltA domain-containing protein produces MRSESTMLYYLFTVTLVLMLFATGCSTSGKRPLLSPLKQGIGLAEIFNPNQFPHFRDDYDKDTLLRSVDNSIEYFNRIKNYPDIFRSLGFTREKQIETLTFFREGLQHSHSSQDMNEFIRKNFRIFQAIGKKHEGEVHFTGYGTPIYDGSLSPTDTFRYPLYKKPEDFKKPYYTRSVIEELNLLKGYEIGYLKSKLDAYLIHVQGSGQLRLPSGEMAYVGYGADSGHEYTSIGRLLVLDGRIPEDELTLSTLLSYFEQHPDELDYYLKRNDRFIFFKKVDYAIPTGSIGVPVTSMRSIATDKTVFPPGGVAFAVIEKKREKKSGWFKKKGQIAQSFFVLDQDTGSAIKTPARADVYFGIGDEAMLKAGSLNTYGKLFYLLKR; encoded by the coding sequence ATGAGATCAGAGTCTACTATGCTCTATTATCTGTTTACGGTTACTCTTGTATTGATGCTTTTTGCGACAGGATGTTCAACTTCAGGGAAAAGACCTTTGCTATCACCATTAAAGCAGGGAATTGGTCTGGCTGAAATTTTTAATCCAAACCAATTTCCTCATTTCAGGGACGATTATGACAAAGACACCCTGCTGCGTTCGGTAGATAATAGCATTGAATATTTTAATCGTATTAAGAATTATCCAGATATCTTTCGTTCATTAGGTTTTACTCGTGAAAAACAGATCGAGACATTAACTTTTTTCCGGGAAGGTTTGCAACATAGTCACAGTTCTCAGGACATGAACGAATTTATCAGAAAAAATTTCAGGATATTTCAGGCTATAGGGAAAAAACACGAGGGAGAAGTCCATTTTACCGGTTATGGTACTCCTATTTATGATGGAAGCTTGAGTCCGACAGATACGTTTCGTTATCCACTGTATAAAAAACCTGAAGATTTCAAAAAACCGTATTATACCCGGAGTGTTATTGAGGAACTTAATCTGTTGAAGGGTTATGAAATTGGCTATCTCAAATCAAAATTAGATGCTTATCTCATTCATGTGCAGGGTTCCGGTCAGCTTCGCCTTCCCTCTGGTGAGATGGCATATGTAGGGTATGGAGCAGATTCCGGACATGAATATACGAGTATTGGTCGGTTGCTGGTTCTCGATGGAAGGATCCCGGAAGATGAGTTAACCCTTTCAACTCTATTAAGCTATTTTGAACAGCATCCCGATGAGTTGGATTACTATCTTAAAAGAAATGATCGATTTATTTTTTTCAAGAAAGTTGATTATGCAATTCCTACCGGATCCATAGGTGTTCCGGTTACTTCCATGCGGAGCATAGCGACTGATAAAACAGTTTTTCCTCCTGGAGGGGTTGCCTTTGCCGTTATTGAAAAAAAAAGGGAGAAAAAATCCGGTTGGTTTAAGAAAAAGGGACAAATTGCGCAATCATTCTTTGTGCTGGATCAGGATACGGGAAGTGCTATTAAAACACCCGCCAGAGCTGATGTCTATTTTGGTATAGGTGATGAAGCCATGCTTAAGGCTGGTAGTTTGAATACCTATGGTAAGCTCTTTTATCTCCTGAAACGTTAA